From Pseudomonas sp. CCI4.2, one genomic window encodes:
- a CDS encoding LysR family transcriptional regulator, with the protein MSGELDGTLLKVFVAIIECRGFSAAAERLHKTQSTISQSLQRLEEIVGTPLVQRTSRSVSLTPGGETFLIYARQILKLHGDAINAVHLPNEQACVHVGMPEDYAQFCLAQVLQDFQEQFPQVRPDICCEMSTALVGRLQRGELDLVLGVQHTNMQQGEYLCDEPLVWVAAGDWRCDTHESVPLAVYAEGCAFRANAVGALAEAGRPWHVVYTSQSPRGIAIAIEQGRSVGVTARRLVPAGWQILDEAQGFPPIEPARLMFWRSAQCQELAVTALADILWRQLGRSELLAQRGLAALTTSHQPQQ; encoded by the coding sequence CGGCAGCTGAGCGCTTGCATAAAACCCAGTCGACCATCAGCCAGAGTTTGCAGCGCCTGGAAGAAATCGTCGGCACGCCCCTGGTCCAGCGCACCAGTCGTTCAGTTAGCCTGACGCCTGGCGGCGAGACCTTTCTGATATACGCCCGGCAAATCCTCAAACTCCACGGCGATGCGATCAACGCAGTGCACCTGCCCAACGAGCAAGCGTGTGTTCATGTGGGCATGCCGGAGGATTACGCGCAATTTTGCCTCGCACAGGTGTTGCAGGACTTTCAAGAGCAGTTCCCCCAGGTGCGGCCAGACATTTGCTGCGAAATGTCCACGGCGCTGGTCGGCCGTTTGCAACGCGGCGAGCTGGACTTGGTGCTGGGCGTGCAACACACCAACATGCAGCAAGGCGAATACCTGTGTGACGAGCCACTGGTGTGGGTGGCTGCCGGGGATTGGCGCTGTGATACCCACGAGTCCGTGCCGTTGGCCGTGTATGCGGAGGGCTGTGCTTTTCGCGCCAACGCCGTTGGTGCACTGGCCGAGGCGGGGCGGCCGTGGCATGTAGTGTATACCAGCCAAAGCCCGCGTGGCATTGCCATCGCCATCGAACAGGGGCGTTCAGTGGGAGTTACTGCGCGCCGCTTGGTGCCTGCCGGCTGGCAAATTCTGGACGAGGCACAAGGCTTCCCGCCCATCGAACCCGCGAGGTTGATGTTCTGGCGTTCTGCCCAGTGTCAGGAGTTGGCAGTCACGGCGCTGGCAGATATCTTGTGGCGCCAGTTGGGCCGTTCAGAGTTGTTGGCCCAGCGCGGACTCGCCGCGTTGACGACCAGCCATCAGCCGCAGCAGTAA
- a CDS encoding MFS transporter — protein MPMPINSPARSIGVLAVIFTACNATTHGFSIFLYSALLPEIRQVFGLSYSQAAFIAALLQLFYMGASLVSGIAAAWISPRNMVRLTIALSPVLMVLAVATPWVIPFALCLALISACAVSNWNAIAALVGEVIPVSHRSRVLGLASSGAAFAICLNGLLIALLQGISLTHFWFICAGLTLIVTVATFWALAPLAADQRDKPQRKPSLRRELKQWLHLCLEYPVALHILVLSACVGGISGPFLNFLSAFVSEQLGASAQTTGSLWTLIGIGGAVGGLLLGSLADRWGALRVMALSISAFGLAMIALLWRPNLELTWLAAGLFALFYFPAWGLMAAYLSARLNPVQSLQVVSLSMVGYGLASATANGLCGWILQTTGQFSWVHGWIVCSVAASVLLLRLMAGRQRGESALGQQL, from the coding sequence ATGCCAATGCCCATTAACTCGCCGGCAAGAAGTATCGGTGTGCTGGCAGTTATCTTTACCGCGTGCAACGCCACCACCCACGGTTTCAGTATTTTTCTGTATTCGGCTCTATTACCCGAGATCCGCCAAGTGTTCGGGCTAAGTTATAGCCAGGCCGCCTTCATCGCCGCGCTGCTGCAACTGTTCTATATGGGCGCATCTCTCGTCAGTGGCATCGCTGCGGCCTGGATCAGCCCTCGCAATATGGTGCGTTTGACCATTGCGTTAAGCCCGGTGTTGATGGTTTTAGCGGTTGCCACGCCATGGGTCATACCGTTCGCACTGTGCCTGGCGCTGATCTCGGCCTGCGCCGTATCGAACTGGAATGCCATTGCAGCATTGGTGGGCGAGGTAATCCCTGTCTCCCACCGAAGCCGCGTGCTGGGTCTGGCGTCATCGGGGGCGGCGTTTGCGATTTGCCTTAATGGACTGCTGATCGCCTTGTTGCAGGGCATCTCCCTGACGCACTTCTGGTTTATCTGCGCAGGCTTGACGCTGATCGTTACGGTAGCAACGTTTTGGGCGCTGGCACCACTGGCAGCGGACCAACGCGACAAGCCTCAGCGCAAGCCGTCGTTGCGGCGGGAACTCAAGCAATGGCTGCACCTGTGCCTGGAATACCCGGTGGCGCTGCACATACTCGTGCTTAGCGCCTGTGTTGGCGGGATCAGCGGACCCTTCCTGAATTTTCTCTCGGCGTTTGTCAGCGAACAGCTGGGCGCCAGCGCACAAACCACTGGATCGCTGTGGACGCTGATCGGTATCGGCGGGGCGGTAGGCGGTTTGTTGTTGGGCTCATTGGCGGATCGATGGGGTGCGCTGCGAGTCATGGCCTTGAGCATCAGCGCGTTCGGCCTGGCAATGATCGCCTTGCTGTGGCGGCCGAATCTGGAACTGACGTGGCTGGCAGCCGGACTGTTCGCGCTGTTCTATTTTCCGGCATGGGGCTTGATGGCGGCCTACCTCAGCGCACGGTTGAACCCGGTGCAGAGCCTGCAAGTGGTGAGCCTGAGCATGGTCGGCTATGGACTGGCCAGTGCCACCGCCAACGGGCTGTGCGGCTGGATACTGCAAACTACGGGACAGTTCAGCTGGGTACATGGCTGGATTGTCTGTTCGGTGGCGGCCAGCGTATTACTGCTGCGGCTGATGGCTGGTCGTCAACGCGGCGAGTCCGCGCTGGGCCAACAACTCTGA
- a CDS encoding LysR substrate-binding domain-containing protein produces the protein MKRKMPALNALKAFEVAGSTGSFTRAAELLNVTQSAVSRQVRQLEEQLGENLLERRHHHLELTSAGRVLLRALHQSFDKIELTVRSIQEKSHANRLHINAPPTFTNRWLMPRLGRLRERHPELELSITTRLQDSLAETSTLDCAIRFGDGEWDGLDSSLLIQERHIAVCSPTLYAREWSERGIDLNRLTLLHVLAREDQRYLTWKHWLDAARISGVDTQGGYEFDLLDLAIRAATDGLGITIADWHMVASELASGQLTQVLNVHVDGHQSYWLVTRPEQTSLPQLQLFNQWLQEEIWLAQRQLEPSKAVPSAV, from the coding sequence ATGAAACGCAAAATGCCCGCGCTGAACGCACTCAAAGCTTTCGAAGTGGCCGGCAGTACGGGCAGTTTTACCCGCGCTGCGGAATTGTTGAACGTCACGCAAAGTGCCGTCAGCCGCCAGGTTCGTCAGCTTGAGGAGCAGTTGGGCGAGAACTTGCTGGAGCGTCGTCACCACCATTTGGAACTGACCAGTGCGGGCCGGGTTTTGCTGCGAGCGCTGCATCAGTCCTTCGATAAGATCGAGCTGACGGTGCGCAGCATTCAGGAGAAATCCCACGCCAATCGCTTGCACATCAATGCACCGCCGACGTTCACCAATCGCTGGCTGATGCCTCGCTTGGGCAGGCTGCGCGAGCGGCATCCGGAGTTGGAATTGAGCATCACCACGCGCCTACAGGACAGTCTGGCCGAGACCAGTACCCTGGATTGTGCGATCCGTTTTGGCGACGGCGAATGGGACGGGCTGGACAGCTCGCTGCTGATACAGGAGCGGCATATCGCCGTGTGCTCGCCGACCTTGTATGCGCGGGAGTGGAGCGAGCGCGGCATCGACCTGAATCGCTTGACCCTGCTGCATGTGCTGGCCCGGGAAGACCAGCGTTATTTGACCTGGAAGCACTGGCTGGACGCCGCGCGCATCAGCGGTGTCGACACACAAGGCGGTTACGAATTCGACCTGCTGGACCTCGCCATCCGTGCGGCCACCGATGGCTTAGGCATCACCATTGCCGACTGGCACATGGTCGCTTCCGAACTGGCCAGCGGGCAATTGACCCAAGTGCTTAACGTGCATGTCGACGGGCATCAATCCTATTGGCTGGTGACCCGCCCGGAGCAGACGTCGTTGCCCCAATTGCAGCTATTCAACCAATGGCTGCAAGAAGAGATCTGGTTGGCGCAACGTCAGTTGGAACCCTCTAAAGCGGTGCCGTCAGCCGTCTGA
- the aldA gene encoding aldehyde dehydrogenase: MRLERNFVNGHFIEPTSDASIAVYNPATEALVGHVAAATASEAIAAVDAAAAAQKGWGKLTSIERADHLRAFADALDACAESIGAALASESGKSVADASNEARYAAQITRYHAEWARRIEGEIIPSDAPDENIFLHREPIGVVACLIPFNYPVYTLLRKIAPALIAGNTVVVRPSNNTPTSAFEIAKAVQQSGMPAGVVNILTMDHATASSLCTHKSVGMITLTGSVNAGRVVLDYCKTNIAKPSLELGGKTPAIIEADADLEKAASDIIASKTTHCGQLCTAVERVYVQENVYDEFLALLRTKIKAVKIGDRSTDARLMGPLVSASAQQNIHAMVERAIADGAVLEAGGVLPQGKGHFYPPTLLSGCRQGMEIVQEEIFGPVLPVLKYRDIDEALAMANDHQFGLSSVLYTENYRTTMKVANAIESGELYINRTPADPYQGYHAGWKRSGLGGDDGKHGMLEFTQTRLVVMKF, from the coding sequence ATGCGATTAGAGCGAAACTTTGTAAACGGCCACTTCATTGAACCGACCAGCGACGCATCGATCGCGGTGTACAACCCCGCGACCGAAGCCTTGGTCGGTCATGTAGCCGCCGCCACTGCCAGCGAAGCCATTGCAGCAGTAGATGCCGCCGCCGCTGCTCAGAAAGGTTGGGGCAAGCTCACCAGCATTGAGCGCGCCGACCACCTGCGTGCCTTCGCTGATGCCCTTGATGCCTGTGCCGAAAGCATCGGTGCTGCCTTGGCCAGCGAGTCCGGCAAAAGCGTGGCCGACGCCAGCAACGAAGCCCGTTATGCCGCGCAGATCACCCGCTACCACGCTGAATGGGCACGCCGTATCGAAGGCGAAATCATTCCCAGCGACGCCCCGGACGAAAACATCTTTTTGCACCGCGAACCGATCGGCGTCGTGGCCTGCCTTATTCCGTTCAACTACCCGGTTTACACCTTGCTGCGCAAAATCGCCCCGGCGCTGATTGCCGGCAACACCGTGGTAGTGCGCCCGAGCAACAACACGCCGACTTCAGCCTTTGAAATCGCCAAGGCCGTCCAGCAATCCGGCATGCCAGCAGGCGTGGTGAACATCCTGACCATGGACCACGCCACGGCATCGTCCTTGTGCACCCACAAATCGGTCGGGATGATCACCTTGACTGGCAGCGTCAACGCCGGGCGAGTGGTGCTGGACTACTGCAAGACCAACATCGCCAAACCTTCTCTGGAGCTGGGCGGCAAAACTCCGGCGATCATCGAAGCAGACGCTGACCTGGAAAAAGCCGCCAGCGACATTATCGCCTCCAAGACCACTCATTGCGGCCAGCTGTGCACGGCAGTAGAGCGCGTCTACGTGCAAGAAAATGTCTACGACGAATTTCTGGCTTTGCTCCGAACCAAAATCAAGGCGGTGAAAATCGGTGACCGCAGCACCGACGCCAGACTGATGGGGCCCCTGGTCAGCGCCAGTGCCCAGCAAAACATTCATGCCATGGTTGAGCGCGCCATTGCCGACGGTGCTGTATTGGAAGCAGGCGGCGTGCTGCCGCAAGGCAAAGGCCATTTCTATCCGCCGACCCTGCTCAGCGGTTGCCGTCAGGGCATGGAAATCGTCCAGGAAGAAATCTTCGGCCCAGTGCTACCCGTACTCAAGTACCGCGACATCGACGAAGCGTTGGCCATGGCCAACGACCACCAATTTGGTTTGTCGTCGGTGCTGTACACCGAGAACTACCGCACCACCATGAAAGTGGCCAACGCCATCGAGTCCGGTGAGCTGTACATCAATCGCACCCCGGCCGACCCGTATCAGGGTTACCACGCTGGTTGGAAACGCTCAGGTCTGGGCGGTGATGACGGTAAACACGGCATGCTCGAATTTACCCAGACTCGATTAGTCGTGATGAAGTTTTAA
- a CDS encoding MFS transporter, whose product MSKHASTAAAVQNSALKGRSDKASRYIQLSLLVLAAGAIYPILYLRQVYQTTMLDVFHISHSELGYLYSMLGTIFLLSYLPSGWLADRIAPRFLIFFSLVATGALGLWYSTAPSMTGLMIIFGCWGLTTGLTFWASVLKRVKMIAHHTEQGRFFGILDGGRGLVEALLATIALGLFAFATETRGESAAEGFKHVVYLYAFICIAIGFALVLIKDPKALVETAAEQKGSFNLLADLATLVKIPELWLVTAIVFCGYHIFWATYSFSDYLQGNGMTAVMAGTITTIKLWMRPIGGIGGGLLGDKFSNISVLIVALVLATLGMAGLIVFPGLNSLALLIGTVIFIGLMTYAIRGLYWAILDTCDIPLRITGLAIGIVSVVGYLPDTFIPLINGYLTENFPGAFGYQLYFGYIAFVGMLGTFAALGLRARINRKSLNQTGA is encoded by the coding sequence ATGTCCAAGCATGCATCCACTGCTGCCGCTGTTCAGAATTCGGCGTTAAAAGGCCGCAGTGACAAGGCCAGTCGTTATATCCAGTTGTCGTTGTTGGTACTTGCCGCAGGTGCGATCTACCCGATCCTGTACCTGCGTCAGGTTTACCAAACCACCATGCTCGACGTGTTCCACATCAGCCACAGTGAGTTGGGGTACCTGTATTCGATGTTGGGTACGATCTTTCTGCTCAGCTATCTGCCCAGCGGCTGGTTGGCCGACCGGATTGCACCACGGTTTTTAATCTTCTTTTCGCTGGTCGCTACCGGCGCATTGGGCCTTTGGTATTCAACCGCACCGTCCATGACCGGCCTGATGATTATTTTTGGTTGCTGGGGGCTGACCACCGGTTTGACCTTCTGGGCTTCGGTGCTCAAACGCGTAAAAATGATTGCCCACCACACTGAACAGGGCCGCTTCTTCGGCATCCTTGATGGCGGTCGCGGCTTGGTAGAAGCGCTGTTGGCCACCATCGCCCTTGGGCTTTTTGCCTTCGCCACCGAGACCCGCGGCGAGTCGGCAGCCGAAGGTTTCAAACACGTCGTTTATCTGTACGCGTTTATCTGCATCGCCATCGGTTTTGCACTGGTGCTGATCAAAGATCCAAAGGCGCTGGTTGAAACCGCAGCGGAGCAGAAAGGCAGCTTCAACCTGCTCGCGGACTTGGCTACCTTGGTCAAAATCCCGGAGCTGTGGCTGGTAACTGCCATTGTGTTTTGCGGTTATCACATCTTCTGGGCCACCTATAGCTTCTCCGATTACCTGCAAGGCAACGGTATGACTGCGGTCATGGCGGGGACCATAACCACCATCAAGTTATGGATGCGGCCCATTGGTGGTATTGGCGGAGGTTTGCTCGGCGACAAGTTTTCCAATATCTCGGTACTGATCGTGGCGCTGGTGCTGGCGACCTTGGGGATGGCGGGCTTGATAGTGTTCCCGGGGCTGAACAGTCTGGCACTGCTGATCGGTACGGTGATTTTCATTGGCCTGATGACCTATGCCATCCGCGGCCTGTATTGGGCCATTCTCGACACCTGCGACATCCCGCTGCGTATCACCGGCCTCGCCATCGGCATTGTTTCGGTGGTGGGGTATCTGCCAGACACCTTCATTCCGCTGATCAATGGCTACCTCACCGAAAATTTCCCCGGTGCATTCGGTTACCAGCTTTATTTCGGCTATATCGCCTTCGTCGGCATGCTCGGGACCTTCGCGGCTCTGGGATTGCGCGCGCGTATCAATCGTAAATCCTTGAACCAGACTGGTGCCTGA
- a CDS encoding mandelate racemase/muconate lactonizing enzyme family protein, giving the protein MKIVALETHIVAVPPPHIGGMYWLFVKIKTDCGIEGVGEIYAATFGPKAMLPIIEDVFERYLLNHDPHHIERFFRQAYSSGFTQRPDLTMMGVVSGLEMACWDIIGKAANKPVYELLGGKVNERLRSYTYLYPVNSKGEYDYDDPDLAAECAIENMNKGFTALKFDPAGPYTAYSGHQISLEVLERCETFCRKIREAVGDKCDLLFGTHGQMVPSSAIRLAKRLEKYDPLWFEEPVPPGQEEAMAQVAAKTSIPIATGERLTTKYEFFKVLQTGAASILQMNVARCGGLLEAKKIASMAEAYYAQIAPHLYNGPIGAAASFQLATCTPNFLIQESIMTWGGFHAEILTKPLQWEDGYIIPSTEPGLGVELNMDVVRKHSPYTGERLHLQMAAAPADVKDTSPARG; this is encoded by the coding sequence ATGAAAATCGTCGCCCTTGAAACCCATATCGTTGCCGTACCTCCACCGCACATTGGTGGCATGTACTGGTTGTTCGTCAAAATCAAAACCGATTGCGGTATCGAAGGTGTTGGCGAGATATACGCTGCGACCTTCGGCCCCAAAGCCATGCTGCCGATCATCGAAGACGTATTCGAACGCTACTTGCTCAACCATGACCCGCACCACATTGAGCGCTTCTTCCGTCAGGCCTATTCCAGCGGGTTCACCCAGCGTCCGGACCTGACCATGATGGGCGTGGTCAGCGGCCTGGAAATGGCGTGCTGGGACATCATCGGCAAAGCAGCGAACAAACCGGTTTACGAATTACTCGGCGGTAAGGTCAATGAACGCCTGCGTTCCTACACCTACCTGTATCCGGTCAACAGCAAGGGCGAGTACGACTACGATGACCCGGACCTGGCGGCTGAATGCGCCATCGAAAACATGAACAAAGGTTTCACCGCGCTGAAGTTCGATCCGGCCGGCCCTTATACCGCGTATTCCGGCCACCAGATCTCCCTAGAAGTGTTAGAGCGCTGCGAAACCTTTTGCCGCAAAATTCGCGAAGCGGTGGGCGATAAATGCGACCTGTTGTTTGGCACCCACGGGCAAATGGTGCCGTCCTCGGCGATCCGTCTGGCCAAGCGCCTGGAAAAGTACGACCCATTGTGGTTCGAAGAGCCAGTGCCGCCGGGTCAGGAAGAGGCCATGGCGCAAGTCGCGGCCAAGACCAGCATCCCCATTGCCACCGGCGAACGCCTGACCACCAAGTATGAGTTCTTCAAGGTTTTGCAGACCGGTGCCGCCTCCATTTTGCAGATGAACGTCGCCCGCTGTGGCGGCCTGCTGGAAGCCAAAAAGATCGCGAGCATGGCCGAAGCCTATTACGCGCAAATTGCACCGCATCTCTATAACGGCCCCATTGGCGCGGCAGCGAGCTTTCAACTGGCTACCTGCACGCCGAACTTCCTGATCCAGGAAAGCATCATGACTTGGGGTGGATTCCATGCCGAAATCCTGACCAAACCGCTGCAATGGGAAGACGGTTACATCATCCCGTCCACCGAGCCGGGCCTGGGCGTGGAGTTGAACATGGACGTGGTGCGCAAGCATTCGCCCTACACCGGCGAGCGCCTGCACCTGCAAATGGCGGCCGCTCCCGCCGACGTTAAAGACACCTCCCCGGCCAGGGGCTGA
- a CDS encoding GMC family oxidoreductase codes for MTYDYIIAGAGAAGCILANRLSASGKHTVLLLEAGGKDSSLWFKIPVGFAKMYYNPTFNWMYYSQPQKQLNNREIYAPRGKVQGGSGSINAMIFVRGQAHDFDDWAANGNEGWGFKDVLPYFRKLENHPLGDSEYHGGSGPISITPMKGQTHPICDVFLKGCDELGYPHSDDFNGPTFEGSGIYDVNTRKGQRCSSSFAHLHPALSRPNLTVELHALVDRVIFDEAQQRATGISVTQNGVVRTFTANKEVILCAGAVDTPKILQLSGVGDQALLAKHAIPLVKHLPAVGQNLQDHLCASYYYKANIPTLNDQLSSLFGQFKLGLKYLLTRKGALAMSVNQAGGFFRGNEAQAYPNLQLYFNPLSYQIPKNNKASLKPEPYSGFLLCFNPCRPTSRGAIEIASKNPRDAALIDPNYLSTQKDIDEVIQGSRLMRKIMQAPALKGITVEEVLPGPAVESDEQMLQYFRENSGSIYHLCGSCAMGADEHNSVVDKELKVHGIKGLRIVDASIFPNLTSGNTHAAVLMVAEKGADLILRGA; via the coding sequence ATGACTTATGACTACATCATCGCTGGCGCGGGCGCAGCAGGTTGCATCCTCGCCAACCGGCTTTCAGCGTCGGGCAAGCACACCGTGTTGCTGCTGGAAGCGGGCGGCAAAGACAGCTCTTTGTGGTTCAAGATTCCGGTTGGCTTCGCCAAAATGTATTACAACCCGACCTTCAACTGGATGTACTACAGCCAACCGCAAAAGCAATTGAACAACCGTGAAATCTACGCGCCACGGGGCAAGGTGCAGGGTGGGTCGGGCTCGATCAACGCCATGATATTCGTTCGCGGCCAGGCCCACGACTTCGACGATTGGGCAGCCAACGGCAACGAAGGCTGGGGTTTTAAAGACGTACTGCCGTACTTCCGCAAACTGGAAAATCACCCACTGGGCGACAGCGAATACCACGGCGGTAGCGGTCCTATCAGCATCACGCCGATGAAGGGGCAGACCCATCCCATTTGCGATGTATTTCTCAAGGGCTGCGACGAACTGGGGTATCCCCACAGCGACGACTTCAACGGCCCGACATTTGAAGGTTCAGGCATCTACGACGTCAACACCCGCAAAGGCCAGCGCTGCTCCAGCAGCTTTGCGCATTTGCACCCTGCATTGAGCCGGCCTAACTTGACTGTAGAGCTTCACGCATTGGTTGACCGGGTGATATTCGATGAAGCGCAACAGCGCGCCACCGGGATTTCCGTGACCCAGAACGGCGTGGTTCGCACGTTCACGGCCAACAAGGAAGTGATCCTCTGTGCCGGTGCCGTGGACACACCAAAGATTCTGCAATTGTCGGGCGTGGGTGATCAGGCATTATTGGCCAAACATGCGATTCCCTTGGTCAAGCACCTGCCAGCGGTAGGCCAGAACCTGCAAGATCACCTGTGTGCCAGTTACTACTACAAGGCCAATATCCCAACCCTTAACGACCAACTCAGCTCGCTGTTCGGTCAGTTCAAACTGGGCTTGAAGTACCTGCTGACTCGCAAAGGCGCACTGGCCATGAGCGTCAACCAGGCGGGCGGTTTTTTCCGCGGCAATGAGGCTCAGGCCTACCCCAACCTGCAGTTGTATTTCAATCCGCTTTCGTATCAAATTCCAAAAAACAACAAGGCAAGCCTCAAGCCAGAGCCGTATTCAGGCTTCCTGTTGTGCTTCAACCCATGCAGACCTACCAGCCGTGGAGCAATCGAAATTGCGTCCAAAAATCCACGGGACGCAGCGCTTATCGACCCGAACTACCTGAGTACACAAAAAGACATCGACGAAGTGATTCAAGGCAGTCGGCTGATGCGTAAAATCATGCAAGCGCCAGCGCTCAAAGGCATCACCGTCGAAGAAGTACTGCCGGGGCCAGCGGTCGAAAGCGATGAACAGATGCTGCAGTACTTCCGTGAAAACAGTGGTTCGATTTACCACCTGTGCGGGTCCTGTGCCATGGGCGCGGATGAGCACAACTCGGTGGTAGATAAGGAATTGAAGGTTCATGGGATTAAAGGATTGCGGATTGTCGATGCTTCGATTTTTCCTAATCTGACTTCTGGAAATACCCATGCAGCGGTGTTGATGGTGGCAGAGAAAGGTGCGGATTTGATATTGCGGGGGGCGTGA
- a CDS encoding MFS transporter, whose product MSNTMPKTAIVGSHVSDHGARKIIFASSLGTIFEWYDFFLYGALAAIIGKQFFAGVNDTTAFIFALMTFAAGFLVRPFGALVFGRLGDMIGRKYTFLMTIILMGLSTFLVGLLPAFASWGIAAPITLVVLRMLQGLALGGEYGGAATYVAEHAPMGKRGKFTGWIQSTATLGLLLSLLVILACRYITGDQFEVWGWRIPFLLSIIMVVVSTWIRMSMHESPAFVKIKAEGKASKSPIRESFGSWENLKIVLIALFSINAGQAVTFYTAQFYVLFFMTQFLKMDPSQANMLLIISVVIGAPFFVIFGALSDKIGRKPIIMAGLLLATVLYFPLFKALSHYGNPEIDRASHQAPITVLADPASCTFQFDPVGKAKFDSPCDKTKTYLAKLGLPYSSQNAPTGSPVVISIGEQHIQGFDEAVVHKAVMDAGYPAKADSSKVNQPMVVVIIVALILIACMTYGPLAAVMVELFPTRIRYTSMSLPYHIGNGWFGGFLPTVSFALVVYTGDIFYGLWYPVLVTGVSLVVGIFCLKETKDVDLDHV is encoded by the coding sequence ATGTCTAATACAATGCCAAAAACAGCAATTGTGGGGTCGCACGTTTCTGATCACGGAGCGAGAAAGATCATTTTCGCGTCGTCCCTCGGGACGATTTTTGAATGGTATGACTTCTTCTTGTACGGTGCCCTCGCCGCCATCATCGGCAAACAATTCTTCGCAGGTGTCAACGACACTACCGCCTTTATCTTCGCCTTGATGACCTTTGCTGCGGGCTTTCTGGTTAGGCCATTCGGCGCATTGGTGTTCGGCCGCCTGGGTGACATGATCGGCCGAAAGTATACGTTTCTGATGACCATTATCCTGATGGGTTTGTCGACCTTCCTGGTCGGTCTGCTGCCTGCCTTCGCCAGCTGGGGCATCGCCGCACCGATTACTCTTGTAGTCCTGCGCATGCTTCAGGGTCTGGCCCTAGGTGGTGAGTACGGTGGCGCCGCAACTTATGTAGCGGAACATGCGCCTATGGGTAAGCGCGGAAAATTTACCGGATGGATTCAGTCAACCGCCACCCTCGGGCTGCTGCTGTCACTGCTAGTGATCTTGGCCTGCCGGTACATCACTGGCGACCAGTTTGAGGTCTGGGGCTGGCGCATTCCGTTCCTGCTTTCGATCATCATGGTGGTGGTTTCGACCTGGATCCGCATGAGCATGCATGAGTCGCCCGCCTTCGTGAAAATAAAGGCCGAGGGCAAGGCGAGCAAATCGCCGATCCGTGAATCGTTCGGTTCTTGGGAAAACCTCAAAATCGTGCTCATCGCGCTGTTCAGCATCAATGCCGGGCAAGCGGTGACCTTCTATACCGCACAATTCTACGTGCTGTTTTTCATGACTCAATTCTTGAAGATGGACCCTTCGCAGGCCAACATGCTGCTCATCATCAGCGTGGTAATTGGCGCGCCATTTTTCGTGATCTTTGGCGCACTGTCGGACAAGATCGGGCGCAAACCCATCATTATGGCCGGCCTGCTGCTGGCCACGGTGCTGTACTTCCCGCTGTTCAAAGCACTGAGTCATTACGGCAACCCTGAAATTGACCGGGCCAGCCATCAGGCGCCGATCACCGTCTTGGCGGATCCTGCATCCTGTACCTTCCAATTCGATCCGGTGGGAAAGGCCAAATTTGACAGTCCGTGCGACAAAACCAAAACCTATCTTGCAAAGTTGGGCTTGCCTTACAGCTCGCAAAACGCCCCGACTGGCAGCCCGGTGGTGATCAGTATTGGTGAACAGCATATCCAGGGCTTCGATGAAGCAGTCGTTCACAAAGCCGTCATGGACGCCGGTTACCCCGCCAAGGCTGATAGCAGCAAGGTCAATCAACCCATGGTGGTGGTGATAATTGTTGCCCTGATTCTCATCGCCTGCATGACGTATGGCCCGTTGGCGGCCGTCATGGTCGAGTTGTTCCCGACCCGCATTCGCTATACCTCCATGTCCCTGCCCTACCACATCGGTAATGGTTGGTTTGGCGGGTTTCTTCCAACGGTATCGTTTGCCTTGGTGGTGTACACCGGGGATATTTTTTACGGCCTGTGGTATCCGGTGCTAGTGACGGGAGTTAGCTTGGTGGTCGGTATCTTCTGCCTCAAGGAAACCAAAGACGTTGACTTGGACCACGTTTAA